The proteins below are encoded in one region of Streptomyces roseirectus:
- a CDS encoding class I SAM-dependent methyltransferase, with amino-acid sequence MGESRADRERQIAALRPQYQRDLAEGVERFFEPRRDDCPWCGGELLTTRLRTTDLLQHKPGRFVLDRCETCGHIFQNPRLNDVGLEFYYRDFYDGLGEKQLGELFDGRGESYRKRARSIIAHDPAPKRWLDVGTGQGHFCAGARDVLPDTSFDGLDFTEGVEIAAREKRVERAYRGMFPELAPELAGQYDVVSMFHYLEHSTDPDRELRAARQVVREGGHLFIDVPDPESRFGRLLGRWWLPWLQPQHLHFIPVANLRARLEELGFTVVAEEHAEPHDAVDLLAAFWLMLCHVPPAEDAPWLARPPGAVRRAIRTTVLLAGVPALIAGTLIDRFAIRPLARRSGMANAYRLIARRN; translated from the coding sequence ATGGGTGAGTCGAGAGCCGACCGGGAACGGCAGATCGCCGCGCTACGGCCGCAGTACCAAAGGGACTTGGCGGAAGGAGTCGAGCGGTTCTTCGAACCACGCCGTGACGACTGCCCTTGGTGCGGTGGGGAGTTGCTGACCACCCGGTTGCGGACCACCGACCTCTTGCAGCACAAGCCGGGCCGGTTCGTGCTGGACCGGTGCGAGACGTGCGGTCACATCTTCCAGAACCCCCGACTCAACGACGTGGGGCTGGAGTTCTACTACCGGGACTTCTACGACGGGCTCGGCGAGAAGCAACTCGGCGAACTCTTCGACGGGCGCGGCGAGTCCTACCGGAAGCGGGCACGGTCGATCATCGCGCACGACCCGGCGCCCAAACGGTGGCTGGACGTCGGCACCGGGCAGGGGCACTTCTGCGCGGGAGCGCGTGATGTACTGCCGGACACCTCCTTCGACGGGCTCGACTTCACCGAAGGCGTGGAGATCGCCGCCCGCGAGAAGCGCGTGGAACGCGCCTACCGGGGCATGTTCCCCGAACTCGCGCCCGAACTCGCGGGCCAGTACGACGTGGTGAGCATGTTCCACTACCTGGAACACAGCACCGACCCCGACCGTGAACTGCGGGCCGCCCGGCAGGTGGTGCGCGAGGGCGGACACCTGTTCATCGACGTGCCCGACCCGGAGAGCCGGTTCGGCCGGCTGCTCGGGCGCTGGTGGCTGCCCTGGCTCCAGCCGCAGCACCTGCACTTCATACCGGTCGCCAACCTGCGCGCACGGCTCGAAGAACTCGGGTTCACGGTCGTCGCCGAGGAGCACGCCGAGCCGCACGACGCGGTCGACCTGCTGGCCGCCTTCTGGCTGATGCTGTGTCATGTACCACCGGCCGAGGACGCGCCGTGGCTGGCCCGACCGCCGGGCGCGGTGCGCCGGGCGATCCGGACGACGGTACTGCTGGCCGGAGTCCCGGCACTGATCGCGGGGACACTGATCGACCGGTTCGCCATACGCCCGTTGGCACGTCGCTCAGGAATGGCCAACGCGTACCGCCTCATCGCCCGCCGGAACTGA
- a CDS encoding beta-ketoacyl synthase N-terminal-like domain-containing protein, whose product MSVLFPGAPDLDTYWRNLRDGVDAIGDVPAGRWDADYYRPGSAAEPAAADRVYCRRGGFVDGLAEVEVTRFGIMPASVSGTEPDQLIALHVAAAALDDAGGAGRLPDRQRAGVVLGRGGYLTPGLVRLDQRVRTAGQLVRTLGELLPELSAGQLDRVREAFTERLGPDSPEAAIGLVPNLAASRVASRLDLRGPAYTVDAACASSLVAVDQAVGELASGRCDLMLAGGVHHCHDITLWSVFSQLRALSPTERIRPFHRDADGILIGEGTGVVVLKRLADAERDGDRIYAVIRGTGISSDGRASGLVNPDPGGQARAVRQAWRAASLNPALPGSLGLLEAHGTATPAGDGAELATLASVFGGPSDDGAVIGSVKSMIGHAMPAAGVAGLVKAALAVHHGVLLPTLHCDDPHPALGRTRFRPLEKAEPWEAEVRRAAVNAFGFGGINGHVVLEQGPMGVSSTLRQGRGIGSSGASESGRPTPRVTAHAGPVKVVEPERILLLAAPTPAALTALLDADDTTLLTAGLDPTHPHPTAGPARLAVVDPTAKRLALARRTAAKGRPWNGRNDVWLRPTPLLDKGKLAFLFPGLEGDFAPRVDDVADHFGLPALRPPGRQVGDVGQYGFDVVSVGRLLDAALRRSGIVPDAVAGHSVGEWTAMVASGVYDGAEVDAFMAEFDPASLTVPGLAFGAIGTSADHVMAALETSGRGEIVLSHDNSPSQSMVCGPDTAVEEFVRAFRSRGVICQVLPFRSGFHTPMLRPHLGPIEEGANRFRLHPPTVPLWSGTTAAPFPDDPAEIRELFVRHLLEPVRFRQLAQALYDAGHRVFVQVGPGHLGSLVGDTLGAQDHLTVAANSPHRDGLPQLRRVAAALWAAGAKVAPALPSARRPADDTPDRMRPRLAPVRLDLSGALVSLPPEARPVLRPVASSSPLDALAARLPVAAELSALLQETADTATALLTARATPWHSTVRVSPETMPYLLDHCFFPQRPNWPEVSDRWPVVPATTIVWHIMDAASRARPGLVPVAVHDARFEEWLTVTPAVDVPVTVTPQGQDRLAVSFGPRARATVELAAAHPRPPLWRTPPAAERVPDHTAAQLYEERWMFHGPAFQGVTEITAIGDHHVRGILTTPTAPGALLDNVGQLLGYWIMATRTERTVVFPVGMREIRFHGPHPAPGTQVACQVRIVSLTDTILEADVQLAVGGEVWAEIRGWQDRRFDNDPRTRPVERFPERNTLSELRPGGWALVHERWPDLASRDLIMRNSLGGVERSRYADHAPRGRRQWLLGRIAVKDAVRRWLWAHGEGPVFPAELRVENDSLGRPFVVGVHGRQLPPLDVSLAHCAEAGVAIVRPHRPGPGPGIDIEEVTERAPETQAVALGPDELRLLRGLDGPLALWFTRFWAAKEAVAKAEGTGLRGRPREFTVLDATPDGTLLTVSGRLERAYPVHCAPVTNPPSLPAREYVVAWTTGHANEEEYDAT is encoded by the coding sequence ATGTCCGTCCTGTTCCCCGGCGCACCCGACCTCGACACCTACTGGCGCAACCTCCGTGACGGCGTCGACGCGATCGGCGATGTGCCGGCGGGCCGCTGGGACGCCGACTACTACCGTCCCGGCTCCGCCGCCGAACCGGCCGCCGCGGACCGGGTGTACTGCCGTCGGGGCGGGTTCGTGGACGGGCTCGCCGAGGTGGAGGTGACGCGGTTCGGGATCATGCCCGCGTCGGTGAGCGGCACCGAGCCGGACCAGTTGATCGCGCTGCACGTGGCCGCCGCCGCGCTGGACGACGCGGGCGGCGCCGGGCGGCTGCCCGACCGGCAGCGGGCCGGTGTCGTCCTCGGCCGGGGCGGATACCTCACGCCCGGTCTGGTCCGGCTCGATCAGCGGGTCCGAACGGCGGGTCAACTCGTGCGGACGCTGGGCGAGTTGCTGCCCGAGCTGTCCGCCGGCCAACTCGACCGGGTACGCGAGGCGTTCACCGAACGGCTCGGGCCCGACAGCCCGGAGGCGGCGATCGGACTGGTGCCCAACCTCGCCGCGTCGCGGGTCGCGAGCCGGCTGGACCTGCGCGGGCCCGCGTACACCGTCGACGCGGCCTGCGCGTCCTCACTGGTCGCGGTCGATCAGGCGGTGGGTGAACTGGCCTCCGGGCGCTGCGACTTGATGCTCGCCGGGGGCGTCCACCACTGCCACGACATCACCTTGTGGAGCGTCTTCTCCCAACTGCGCGCCCTCTCCCCCACCGAGCGCATCCGCCCGTTCCACCGTGACGCGGACGGCATCCTCATCGGCGAGGGCACCGGGGTCGTCGTCCTCAAGCGGCTGGCCGACGCCGAGCGGGACGGCGACCGGATCTACGCGGTGATCCGGGGCACCGGGATCTCCAGCGACGGGCGGGCGTCGGGGCTCGTCAACCCCGATCCCGGTGGGCAGGCACGCGCGGTCCGGCAGGCGTGGCGGGCCGCCAGTCTCAATCCGGCGCTGCCCGGTTCGCTGGGGCTGCTCGAAGCCCACGGCACGGCGACACCCGCCGGTGACGGCGCCGAACTCGCCACGCTGGCCTCGGTGTTCGGCGGGCCTTCGGACGACGGCGCGGTCATCGGGTCGGTCAAGTCGATGATCGGTCACGCGATGCCGGCGGCGGGGGTCGCCGGGCTGGTCAAGGCGGCGCTGGCCGTCCATCACGGGGTGCTGCTGCCGACGCTGCACTGCGACGATCCGCATCCGGCGCTGGGGCGGACCCGGTTCAGGCCGTTGGAGAAGGCGGAGCCGTGGGAGGCGGAGGTCCGTCGGGCGGCGGTGAACGCGTTCGGGTTCGGGGGGATCAATGGGCATGTGGTGTTGGAGCAAGGGCCGATGGGAGTGTCTTCAACTCTGAGGCAGGGTAGGGGAATTGGTTCTTCCGGTGCTTCCGAGAGCGGGCGTCCCACACCACGCGTGACCGCCCACGCCGGACCCGTCAAGGTCGTCGAGCCCGAACGCATCCTCCTCCTCGCCGCCCCGACCCCCGCCGCCCTCACGGCACTTCTGGACGCGGACGACACCACCCTCCTCACCGCCGGCCTCGACCCCACCCATCCTCACCCCACCGCGGGTCCGGCTCGCCTGGCCGTCGTCGACCCCACCGCGAAACGCCTGGCCCTGGCCCGCCGCACCGCCGCGAAGGGCCGCCCCTGGAACGGCCGCAACGACGTGTGGCTGCGCCCAACCCCCTTGCTGGACAAGGGAAAGCTGGCATTCCTGTTCCCTGGCCTGGAGGGCGACTTCGCCCCCCGCGTCGACGACGTGGCCGACCACTTCGGCCTCCCCGCCCTCCGCCCGCCCGGCCGACAGGTGGGCGACGTGGGCCAGTACGGCTTCGACGTCGTGTCCGTCGGCCGTCTCCTCGACGCGGCGTTGCGCCGCAGCGGCATCGTCCCCGACGCCGTCGCAGGACACAGCGTCGGCGAGTGGACGGCGATGGTCGCGTCGGGGGTGTACGACGGGGCCGAAGTCGACGCGTTCATGGCCGAGTTCGACCCCGCGTCGCTGACGGTTCCGGGGCTGGCGTTCGGGGCGATCGGGACGTCCGCCGACCACGTCATGGCCGCGCTGGAGACGTCGGGCCGGGGGGAGATCGTGCTCTCGCACGACAACTCGCCCAGCCAGTCGATGGTGTGCGGACCGGACACGGCGGTCGAGGAGTTCGTCCGTGCCTTCCGGTCCCGGGGTGTCATCTGCCAGGTACTGCCGTTCCGTTCGGGCTTCCACACTCCGATGCTCCGCCCCCATCTGGGCCCGATCGAGGAGGGGGCGAACCGCTTCCGGCTCCACCCGCCGACGGTCCCGCTGTGGTCGGGGACCACAGCCGCTCCCTTCCCCGACGATCCCGCCGAGATACGGGAGTTGTTCGTCAGACACCTGCTGGAGCCCGTCCGTTTCCGCCAGTTGGCGCAGGCCCTGTACGACGCGGGTCACCGTGTCTTCGTCCAGGTCGGCCCCGGCCACCTCGGCTCCCTCGTCGGTGACACCCTCGGCGCCCAGGACCATCTGACGGTGGCGGCCAACTCCCCGCACCGCGACGGTCTTCCTCAACTCCGCAGGGTGGCGGCGGCGTTGTGGGCGGCGGGCGCGAAGGTGGCCCCCGCGCTGCCGTCCGCACGGCGTCCGGCCGACGACACGCCGGATCGCATGCGGCCCCGACTCGCCCCGGTGCGCCTGGACTTGAGCGGCGCCCTCGTGTCCCTCCCTCCGGAGGCCCGCCCCGTCCTGCGTCCGGTCGCCTCATCCTCCCCGCTGGACGCGCTGGCCGCCCGGCTGCCGGTCGCCGCCGAACTCAGCGCGCTCCTCCAGGAGACGGCCGACACGGCGACCGCGCTGCTCACGGCGCGCGCCACCCCCTGGCACTCCACGGTCCGCGTCTCACCCGAGACCATGCCCTACCTGCTGGACCACTGCTTCTTCCCGCAACGCCCCAACTGGCCCGAGGTGTCGGACCGTTGGCCGGTGGTCCCGGCGACCACGATCGTGTGGCACATCATGGACGCGGCGAGCCGGGCCCGCCCCGGCCTCGTCCCCGTGGCCGTCCATGACGCCAGGTTCGAGGAGTGGCTGACCGTGACGCCCGCCGTGGACGTCCCGGTGACCGTCACCCCGCAGGGCCAGGACCGCCTCGCGGTCTCCTTCGGCCCCCGCGCCCGCGCGACGGTCGAACTGGCCGCCGCCCACCCGCGCCCGCCGCTGTGGCGCACACCCCCCGCCGCCGAACGCGTCCCGGACCACACGGCGGCCCAACTCTACGAAGAACGCTGGATGTTCCACGGCCCGGCGTTCCAGGGCGTCACCGAGATCACGGCGATCGGCGACCACCACGTCCGGGGCATCCTCACCACCCCGACGGCACCCGGCGCCCTGCTGGACAACGTCGGCCAGCTCCTCGGCTACTGGATCATGGCGACCCGCACCGAGCGCACGGTCGTCTTCCCGGTCGGCATGCGGGAGATCCGCTTCCACGGCCCCCACCCCGCCCCCGGCACTCAAGTCGCCTGCCAGGTAAGGATCGTGTCGCTCACCGACACGATCCTGGAGGCGGACGTCCAACTGGCGGTCGGCGGCGAGGTGTGGGCCGAGATACGCGGCTGGCAGGACCGCCGCTTCGACAACGACCCGCGGACCCGCCCCGTCGAACGCTTCCCCGAGCGCAACACGCTCTCCGAACTGCGGCCCGGGGGCTGGGCGTTGGTCCACGAACGATGGCCCGACCTCGCCTCGCGCGACCTCATCATGCGCAACTCCCTCGGCGGAGTGGAGCGTTCACGGTACGCGGACCACGCGCCGCGCGGGCGGCGGCAGTGGCTGCTGGGCCGGATCGCCGTGAAGGACGCGGTACGGCGGTGGTTGTGGGCGCACGGCGAGGGGCCGGTGTTCCCGGCGGAGCTGCGTGTCGAGAACGACTCGCTGGGGCGGCCGTTCGTCGTCGGTGTCCACGGTCGTCAACTCCCGCCGCTCGACGTGTCGTTGGCGCACTGCGCGGAGGCCGGGGTCGCGATCGTCCGACCGCACCGGCCCGGCCCGGGGCCCGGGATCGACATCGAGGAGGTCACCGAACGCGCCCCGGAGACGCAGGCCGTCGCCCTCGGTCCGGACGAACTGCGCCTGCTGCGCGGCCTCGACGGCCCGCTCGCCCTGTGGTTCACCCGGTTCTGGGCCGCGAAGGAAGCCGTCGCGAAGGCCGAGGGAACCGGACTCCGGGGCAGACCGAGGGAGTTCACCGTCCTCGACGCCACCCCGGACGGCACCCTCCTGACCGTCTCCGGCCGCCTGGAACGCGCCTACCCGGTGCACTGCGCACCGGTCACCAACCCGCCGAGCCTGCCGGCGCGGGAGTACGTCGTCGCCTGGACGACGGGACACGCGAACGAAGAGGAGTACGACGCCACATGA
- a CDS encoding glycosyltransferase, which translates to MSGFLFVVPPLTGHINPTVGVAARLAARGHRVAWVCADRGLVRELAGVDTVVFGGGEGGGTSHTTGEARDASRTTGGASGASHIATDDGNASHTTPTLSGTSHTTHHTPPTPHRPPDLRGPEALKFLWERFLIPLAEAMAPAVREAVEVFHPDVVVADQQAFAGALVAEAAGVPWATSATTSAEFTDPLAGLPKVREWIEARLTDLRRTVGAPSGTADPRFSPHLVLGFSVPELAGESGAVTWVGPSITGRPAGDGFPWDWLDPGRATVLVSLGTANADVGERFLTACQDAVRERAGRLQAVLVDPGGTLGAGSDEDVLVVPSVPQLALLSKGLDAVVCHAGHNTVCEALWHGVPLVVAPIRDDQPVVAGQVVAAGAGVRVRFGRAGAQKLGAALDAVLDDPAYREEAARIGAAFRAAGGADAAATHLEQLAEESRHG; encoded by the coding sequence GTGAGCGGCTTCCTGTTCGTCGTCCCCCCGCTGACCGGCCACATCAACCCGACGGTGGGCGTGGCGGCACGACTCGCGGCGCGGGGGCACCGGGTGGCATGGGTGTGCGCGGACCGGGGGTTGGTGCGGGAGCTGGCGGGGGTGGACACGGTGGTGTTCGGGGGCGGGGAGGGGGGTGGTACATCACACACCACTGGTGAGGCCCGTGATGCATCACGCACTACCGGCGGCGCAAGCGGTGCATCACACATCGCCACCGACGACGGCAATGCATCACACACCACACCCACCCTCAGTGGCACATCACACACCACGCATCACACACCACCCACCCCTCACCGCCCGCCCGACCTCCGAGGCCCCGAAGCCCTCAAGTTCCTGTGGGAACGTTTCCTCATCCCGCTGGCCGAGGCCATGGCCCCCGCCGTACGCGAGGCCGTCGAGGTGTTCCACCCCGATGTGGTGGTCGCCGACCAGCAGGCTTTCGCCGGGGCGCTGGTCGCGGAGGCGGCCGGGGTGCCCTGGGCGACGTCGGCGACCACCTCCGCCGAGTTCACCGACCCTCTCGCGGGCCTGCCGAAGGTGCGGGAGTGGATCGAGGCACGCCTGACCGACCTGCGCCGGACCGTCGGTGCCCCGTCCGGTACGGCGGACCCGCGTTTCTCTCCGCACCTGGTCCTCGGCTTCAGCGTCCCCGAGCTGGCCGGGGAGAGCGGCGCGGTGACCTGGGTCGGGCCGTCGATCACCGGGCGGCCGGCCGGTGACGGGTTCCCCTGGGACTGGCTCGACCCCGGCCGCGCGACCGTCCTCGTCAGCCTGGGCACCGCCAACGCCGACGTGGGCGAACGTTTTCTCACCGCTTGCCAGGACGCGGTGCGGGAGAGGGCCGGCCGGCTCCAGGCCGTGCTGGTCGACCCCGGCGGGACACTCGGTGCCGGGAGCGACGAGGACGTGCTCGTCGTCCCGTCGGTACCGCAGCTCGCGCTCCTGTCCAAGGGGCTCGACGCGGTGGTGTGTCATGCAGGACACAACACCGTGTGCGAAGCGCTCTGGCACGGCGTCCCGCTGGTCGTCGCGCCGATCCGGGACGACCAGCCGGTGGTCGCGGGCCAGGTCGTGGCCGCCGGCGCCGGAGTGCGGGTGCGGTTCGGAAGGGCCGGCGCGCAGAAGCTGGGCGCGGCTCTGGACGCCGTGCTCGACGACCCGGCGTACCGGGAGGAGGCCGCGCGGATCGGCGCGGCGTTCCGGGCGGCCGGGGGCGCGGACGCAGCCGCAACACACCTCGAACAGCTCGCTGAGGAGAGTCGCCATGGGTGA
- a CDS encoding LacI family DNA-binding transcriptional regulator: MRPPTIRDVADRAGVSKSLVSLVLRGAAQVRPEKREAVLRAMDELGYRPNAAARSLSEQRTRTVGVLLNDLRNPWYVDLLDGLNPLLHASGLRMLLADARLNRRAGQDLADPFLALQTDGLVVVGTFPEGASLDAVAARMPVVVAGAREPVPDGVDVVAADDELGGRLATEHLIGLGHRRIAHIAGYGAVGELRRGGYEAAMRAHGVDPAGDGLVEASDMTEEGGYRAAVRLLSRGPRPTAVFAVNDIACVGALSAAEEMGVRVPGELSVVGYDNTSISRLRHLWLTTVDPAGREVGREAARFLLSRLAGEGGAGRVRLAVPVLERRGSTAGVGA, translated from the coding sequence ATGAGACCGCCCACCATCCGTGACGTCGCCGACCGGGCCGGGGTGTCCAAGTCGCTGGTCTCCCTCGTGCTGCGCGGCGCGGCCCAGGTCCGCCCCGAGAAGCGGGAGGCGGTGCTGCGGGCGATGGACGAACTCGGCTACCGGCCCAACGCCGCCGCGCGCAGCCTCAGCGAACAGCGCACCCGGACCGTCGGCGTCCTCCTCAACGACCTGCGCAACCCCTGGTACGTCGACCTCCTGGACGGCCTCAACCCGCTGCTCCACGCGAGCGGGCTGCGCATGCTCCTCGCCGACGCCCGGCTCAACCGGCGCGCCGGGCAGGACCTCGCGGACCCCTTCCTCGCCCTCCAGACGGACGGGCTGGTCGTCGTCGGCACCTTTCCCGAGGGCGCCTCCCTCGACGCCGTGGCGGCCCGTATGCCGGTCGTCGTGGCGGGCGCGCGCGAGCCGGTGCCGGACGGGGTGGACGTCGTCGCCGCCGACGACGAACTCGGGGGCCGGCTCGCCACCGAGCACCTGATCGGGCTCGGGCACCGGCGCATCGCCCACATCGCCGGGTACGGGGCCGTCGGCGAGCTGCGGCGGGGCGGGTACGAGGCGGCCATGCGCGCGCACGGGGTGGATCCGGCGGGGGACGGGCTGGTGGAGGCCAGCGACATGACCGAGGAGGGCGGATACCGGGCGGCCGTGCGGCTGCTGAGCCGGGGTCCGCGGCCCACCGCCGTGTTCGCCGTCAACGACATCGCGTGCGTGGGCGCGTTGTCGGCGGCCGAGGAGATGGGGGTGCGGGTGCCGGGGGAGCTGTCGGTGGTGGGGTACGACAACACGAGCATCTCGCGGCTGCGGCATCTGTGGCTCACGACGGTGGATCCGGCGGGGCGTGAGGTGGGGCGGGAGGCGGCCCGGTTCCTGCTGTCGAGGCTGGCGGGGGAGGGTGGGGCGGGGCGGGTGCGGTTGGCTGTGCCGGTGTTGGAGCGGAGGGGGAGTACGGCGGGGGTGGGGGCGTAG
- a CDS encoding acyl carrier protein — translation MNEETVLADVSAMLVRLLEDEYGVDDAEIGMETSFNRDLELESIDLVTLAGMLQERYGERVNFAEFLAGMEFEEIIELTVGRLVEYVVTGLKAAEAS, via the coding sequence ATGAACGAGGAAACCGTCCTCGCCGACGTTTCCGCCATGCTCGTCCGCCTCCTTGAGGACGAGTACGGCGTCGACGACGCCGAGATAGGCATGGAGACGTCCTTCAACCGCGACCTGGAGCTGGAGAGCATCGACCTCGTGACGCTGGCCGGGATGCTCCAGGAACGGTACGGCGAGCGCGTCAACTTCGCCGAGTTCCTTGCCGGGATGGAGTTCGAGGAGATCATCGAGCTGACCGTCGGGCGGCTCGTCGAGTACGTCGTGACCGGGCTGAAGGCGGCGGAGGCGAGCTGA
- a CDS encoding alpha/beta fold hydrolase translates to MSMVDTGALRLHVQRIGPRGSRTSRATVVLVHGLLTDSLASYYFTVAPAFAAAGFDVIMYDLRGHGRSDRPPVGYTLDHNITDLEALLDHLRVTGPVHLVGNSYGGTVAFGYAVRHPERTASLTLIESEPATPAWALKLGRILDRVVHELAHNEADTITWIAAHRGHNMARLAKGAARLARETSLGQDIPASRVLTDVQIASVSCPVLALYGGDSDVAELAPRLAELLPDCRTVILPGHEHSILVEAPATIGAHVQSLVTETCAAVTAR, encoded by the coding sequence ATGTCGATGGTCGACACCGGCGCGCTCCGGTTGCACGTCCAGCGCATCGGGCCGCGCGGCAGCAGGACCTCCCGGGCCACCGTCGTCCTGGTGCACGGGCTGCTCACCGACAGCCTGGCCAGCTACTACTTCACGGTGGCGCCCGCGTTCGCCGCGGCCGGGTTCGACGTGATCATGTACGACCTGCGCGGTCATGGCCGCAGCGACCGGCCGCCCGTCGGCTACACCCTGGACCACAACATCACTGACCTGGAAGCCCTGTTGGACCATCTGCGGGTGACCGGACCGGTCCACCTGGTCGGCAACTCCTACGGCGGGACGGTCGCCTTCGGGTACGCCGTCCGTCATCCGGAGCGGACCGCGAGCCTCACCCTCATCGAGTCCGAACCGGCCACGCCCGCCTGGGCGTTGAAGCTCGGCCGCATCCTCGACCGGGTCGTCCACGAACTCGCTCACAACGAGGCCGACACCATCACCTGGATCGCCGCCCACCGCGGCCACAACATGGCCCGCCTCGCGAAGGGCGCCGCCCGCCTCGCGCGCGAGACGTCCCTGGGCCAGGACATCCCGGCCAGCCGGGTTCTGACGGACGTTCAGATCGCGTCCGTCTCCTGCCCGGTCCTCGCCCTCTACGGCGGCGACTCCGACGTGGCCGAACTCGCGCCCCGCCTCGCGGAGTTGCTGCCCGACTGCCGGACCGTGATCCTCCCCGGACACGAGCACTCCATCCTCGTCGAAGCCCCCGCGACCATCGGCGCCCACGTCCAGTCCCTCGTCACCGAGACCTGCGCGGCGGTGACGGCCCGGTGA
- a CDS encoding Gfo/Idh/MocA family protein, with the protein MGRVHTQAYARVPHHFPGLSVRPRLVAVAEEVPGRAEEAAARYGFESAVRDWREIVADARVGAVSITAPNFLHREIGVAMAEAGKHIWIEKPVGLTSEDARAVAGAVAKAGVQGAVGFNYRNAPAVEKARHLIASGGIGNVTHARVRLFSDYAAHPDGALTWRYERERGGSGVLGDLASHGADLARFLLGDIASLTADTAVFVPERARPSGATAGHTLASGGVLGPVENEDYVSCLLRFVSGARGVLEACRVSVGEQNNYGFEVHGTKGAVLWDFRRMNELRVSAGTSYQDQPVSTVYVGPGDGEFAAFQPGAANAMGYDDLKVIEAYRFLRSVEEGTPHGTTLTDAVRSATVLDAMARSAKSRGWVDVEPDDRPI; encoded by the coding sequence ATGGGGCGCGTGCACACGCAGGCGTACGCGCGCGTGCCGCATCACTTCCCCGGGCTGTCCGTCCGGCCGCGGCTGGTCGCGGTCGCGGAGGAGGTGCCGGGGCGCGCGGAGGAGGCCGCCGCGCGGTACGGGTTCGAGTCGGCCGTCCGGGACTGGCGGGAGATCGTGGCCGACGCGCGCGTGGGCGCCGTCAGCATCACCGCGCCGAACTTCCTGCACCGGGAGATCGGTGTGGCGATGGCGGAGGCCGGCAAGCACATCTGGATCGAGAAGCCGGTGGGGCTGACGTCCGAGGACGCGCGCGCGGTCGCCGGCGCCGTCGCGAAGGCGGGCGTCCAGGGGGCCGTCGGGTTCAACTACCGCAACGCCCCGGCCGTCGAGAAGGCGCGGCACCTGATCGCCTCCGGGGGGATCGGGAACGTCACCCACGCGCGTGTGCGCCTGTTCAGCGACTACGCGGCCCATCCGGACGGCGCCCTCACCTGGCGGTACGAGCGCGAGCGCGGCGGCAGCGGGGTCCTGGGCGATCTCGCCTCGCACGGCGCCGACCTGGCCCGCTTCCTGCTGGGCGACATCGCCTCGCTGACCGCCGACACGGCCGTCTTCGTCCCCGAGCGGGCCCGGCCGAGCGGTGCCACGGCGGGCCACACGCTGGCCTCAGGGGGCGTTCTGGGGCCCGTGGAGAACGAGGACTACGTCAGCTGCCTCCTGCGCTTCGTGTCGGGCGCACGCGGCGTTCTGGAGGCATGCCGGGTCTCGGTCGGCGAGCAGAACAACTACGGCTTCGAGGTGCACGGCACCAAGGGGGCCGTCCTGTGGGACTTCCGCCGCATGAACGAGCTGCGCGTGAGCGCCGGTACGTCGTACCAGGACCAGCCCGTCAGCACGGTGTACGTCGGCCCCGGGGACGGCGAGTTCGCGGCGTTCCAGCCGGGCGCGGCCAACGCCATGGGGTACGACGACCTGAAGGTGATCGAGGCGTACCGTTTCCTCCGCTCCGTCGAGGAGGGCACGCCACACGGGACGACCCTGACGGACGCGGTGCGCAGCGCGACCGTCCTGGACGCGATGGCGAGGTCGGCGAAGAGCCGGGGCTGGGTGGACGTGGAGCCGGACGACCGCCCGATCTGA